One genomic segment of Salarias fasciatus chromosome 8, fSalaFa1.1, whole genome shotgun sequence includes these proteins:
- the lrrc3ca gene encoding leucine-rich repeat-containing protein 3B: MPLLADWLLRHSVVMCLLLHSLVLMTFCFHHAATSCSKSCYCSESEGGGKTVRCSNLQLTEVPQDLPNDTRRVYLDFNLIAAVPPNAFAGLPHLAELDLSHNELSQLEPGAFRGLGASLQFIDLSSNKLVNFNAEAFEGLRARANLTNNPWHCDCNMQMAMPHVDLEPASLAGIVCQTSDPKEIGVEGLAFLLAPDVDLCAVMKRTTDVAMLVVMFGWFTMVISYLVYYVRANQEDARRHLEYLKSLPSRQGKSEESSTISTVV, from the coding sequence ATGCCCCTGCTTGCAGACTGGCTGCTGCGCCACTCGGTGGtcatgtgtctgctgctgcacagcttGGTGCTGATGACCTTCTGCTTCCATCACGCCGCCACCAGCTGCTCCAAGAGCTGCTACTGCTCGGAGAGTGAGGGCGGCGGCAAGACGGTGCGCTGCAGCAACCTGCAGCTGACGGAGGTCCCGCAGGACCTCCCCAACGACACCCGCCGCGTCTACCTGGACTTCAACCTCATCGCCGCCGTCCCGCCCAACGCCTTCGCGGGTCTGCCGCACCTCGCGGAGCTGGACCTGTCGCACAACGAGCTGAGCCAGCTGGAGCCCGGGGCCTTCAGGGGCCTCGGCGCCTCGCTGCAGTTCATCGACTTGTCCTCCAACAAACTGGTGAACTTCAACGCCGAGGCCTTCGAGGGCCTGCGGGCCCGAGCCAATCTGACGAACAATCCGTGGCACTGCGACTGCAACATGCAGATGGCCATGCCGCACGTGGACCTGGAGCCCGCCTCCCTCGCGGGCATCGTGTGCCAGACCTCGGATCCCAAGGAGATAGGCGTTGAGGGACTCGCCTTCCTGCTGGCGCCGGACGTAGACCTGTGCGCGGTGATGAAGAGGACTACGGACGTGGCCATGCTGGTGGTCATGTTCGGCTGGTTCACCATGGTCATCTCCTACCTGGTCTACTACGTCAGGGCCAATCAGGAGGACGCGCGCCGGCACCTGGAGTACCTCAAATCTCTGCCCAGCAGGCAGGGCAAGTCCGAGGAGTCTTCCACCATCAGTACTGTGGTCTGA
- the top2a gene encoding DNA topoisomerase 2-alpha, protein MAEPLKAFLENKPAEKTKKDPKRLSVERIYQKKTQLEHILLRPDSYIGSVEPVTQQMWVYDTDAQLNCRDVTFVPGLYKIFDEILVNAADNKQRDKSMSCIKVNIDVENNTISVWNNGKGIPVVEHKVEKVFVPALIFGQLLTSSNYDDDEKKVTGGRNGYGAKLCNIFSTKFTVETACKESKKCFKQTWYDNMGRAGEATIKPFDGDDYTCITFRPDLPKFKMSILDRDTVALMTRRAYDIAGSSKGVRVFFNGKRLPVTGFRSYVDLYLKDKVDELGSPLTVIHELANERWEVCLTTSEKGFQQISFVNSIATTKGGRHTDYVADQVVAKLIEVVKKKNKAGVVVKPFQVKNHMWLFINCLIENPTFDSQTKENMTLQHKKFGSTCSLSDKFFKQAASSGIVESVMNWVRFKAQSQLNKKCSAVKHTKIKGVPKLDDANDAGGRNSIGCTLILTEGDSAKTLAVSGLGVVGRDRYGIFPLKGKILNVREASHKQIMDNAEINNIIKILGLQYKKNYSDPESLKTLRYGKIMIMTDQDQDGSHIKGLLINFIHHNWPSLLRHNFLEEFITPIIKASFKKTQLSFYSLPEFNEWKESQPNHRSWKIKYYKGLGTSTSQEAKEYFSDMKRHRIPFKYCGPEDDEAITLAFSKKKVDERKEWLTNFMMNRRQRREHNLPEDYLYGQATTSLSYNDFVNKELVLFSNSDNERSIPCLVDGLKPGQRKVLFCCFKRNDKREVKVAQLAGSVAEMSAYHHGESSLMMTIIGLAQNFVGSNNLNLLQPLGQFGTRLHGGKDSASPRYIFTMLSPLARLLFPPVDDNLLKYNYDDNQRIEPEWYIPIIPTVLANGSEGIGTGWASKIPNYDVRELISNIHRMLEGEEPLPMLPNYKGFKGTIDQVMNNQFMNSGEISIIDSTTVEISELPVKSWTQAYKENVLEPMLNGTEKVPPLITDYKDYHTDTTVRFVVKMTEDKLREAEAAGLHKVFKLQNSLTCNSMVLFDHVGSLKKYESVQDVLKDFFELRMKYYVLRKDWLAGMLGAESAKLSNQARFILEKIEGKLVIENKPKKELIAMLQRMGYDSDPVKAWKKAQEKDEEVEQDKEEEEKEDATGPDYNYLLSMPMWFLTKEKKEELCRQRDAKLTELNTLKKKTPSDLWKEDLAAFSEELERLEAKEKEETYIVPTKGKGKSLKVKQETLPTPQGRRVIPRVTSAMKADANRKADLKRGEGKRGAKAKVAVKMEFGDDGEHTSSVEETSLVARLGKKTKTQTKETSSTGKQTTLQFKPVKTKANPWSDEESASQSDSEAEVEEVEAAPRKRVARTTKAAVKYSFSDSEDEFEDWGKKEAPKRKAMISDDDTSFALEPSLASDDNMDSPAPPPKAPQPKKKVTKSKSSSEDAGARTSSPSDNQAPVTKAPAKRKPKEAAPKKPAAAKKPAAPRKKAADAKQPSILTALSKPKASSSAAAKKAPSLDSSDSDGEVKAPAAKAKPFLKRKQVVSDESDSDSNSDLMSRLKSKPKAAIAVKKTKNWDDDDSFQVLDDDGAADVVAVSPKNKPARARKPVTYNLDSDSDEDF, encoded by the exons ATGGCGGAACCACTGAAG GCCTTTCTGGAAAACAAGCCagcagaaaagacaaagaaggaTCCGAAGCGGCTGTCGGTGGAGAGGATCTATCAGAAGAAAACGCAGCTGGAGCACATCTTGCTCCGACCAGACTCGTACATCGGTTCTGTGGAGCCTGTCACTCAA CAAATGTGGGTGTATGACACCGATGCTCAGCTGAACTGCCGTGATGTGACGTTTGTGCCCGGACTTTACAAGATCTTTGATGAGATCCTCG taaatgcagccgataacAAGCAGAGGGACAAAAGCATGTCGTGTATCAAGGTCAACATCGACGT TGAAAACAACACCATCAGTGTGTGGAACAACGGGAAGGGTATCCCTGTGGTGGAGCACAAGGTGGAGAAGGTCTTTGTGCCTGCTCTCATCTTCGGGCAGCTGCTAACCTCAAGTAACTACGATGACGACGAGAAGAAAGTCACTG GTGGACGTAATGGATACGGTGCTAAGCTCTGCAACATCTTCAGTACGAAGTTCACCGTGGAGACTGCCTGCAAAGAGTCCAAGAAGTGCTTCAAGCAG ACTTGGTACGACAACATGGGCAGAGCCGGGGAAGCCACCATCAAACCTTTCGACGGAGACGACTACACCTGCATCACGTTCAGACCTGATCTGCCCAAGTTCAAGATGAGCATCCTGGACAGGGACACGGTGGCTCTGATGACCAGGAGAGCCTACGACATCGCCGGCTCCTCCAAGGGCGTCCGGGTCTTCTTCAATGGCAAGAGGCTGCCG GTTACTGGCTTCCGGAGCTACGTGGACCTGTACCTGAAGGACAAGGTGGACGAGCTGGGCTCTCCCCTCACTGTGATCCACGAGCTGGCCAACGAGCGCTGGGAGGTTTGCCTCACCACCAGCGAGAAAGGCTTCCAGCAGATCAGCTTTGTCAACAGCATTGCCACCACCAAG GGAGGCAGACACACTGACTACGTGGCCGACCAAGTGGTGGCGAAGCTCATTGAGgtggtgaagaagaagaacaaagccGGAGTGGTCGTCAAACCTTTCCAG gTGAAGAACCACATGTGGCTGTTCATCAACTGCCTGATCGAGAACCCCACCTTCGACTCGCAGACCAAAGAGAACATGACGCTGCAGCACAAGAAGTTcggctccacctgcagcctcagCGACAAGTTCTTCAAGCAG GCTGCGTCCTCCGGAATCGTGGAGAGCGTCATGAACTGGGTGAGGTTCAAGGCTCAGTCCCAGCTCAACAAGAAATGCTCCGCAGTGAAACACACCAAAATCAAGGGCGTGCCGAAACTGGACGACGCCAACGACGCAG GCGGGAGGAACTCTATTGGCTGCACGCTGATCCTCACTGAGGGAGACTCGGCCAAGACGCTGGCCGTGTCTGGGCTGGGAGTCGTGGGAAGAGACCGCTACGGAATCTTCCCTCTCAAGGGAAAAATCCTCAACGTGCGGGAGGCGTCGCACAAACAG ATTATGGACAACGCAGAaatcaacaacatcatcaagATTCTCGGTCTCCAGTACAAGAAGAACTACAGCGACCCAGAATCCCTCAAGACTCTGCGTTACGGAAAGATCATGATCATGACAGATCAG GATCAAGACGGCTCCCACATCAAGGGCCTGCTCATCAACTTCATCCACCACAACTGGCCCTCGCTGCTGCGCCACAACTTCCTGGAGGAGTTCATCACTCCCATCATCAAA GCGTCGTTCAAGAAAACTCAGCTGTCGTTCTACAGTCTTCCCGAGTTCAATGAGTGGAAGGAGAGCCAGCCCAACCACAGATCTTGGAAAATCAAATACTACAAAG GTTTGGGAACTAGCACATCTCAGGAAGCCAAGGAGTACTTCTCTGATATGAAGAGACACCGGATCCCCTTCAAGTACTGTGGACCTGAGGATGATGAAGCTATTACCCTG GCCTTTAGCAAGAAGAAAGTGGACGAACGGAAAGAGTGGCTCACCAACTTCATGATGAACCGGCGCCAGCGCAGAGAGCACAACCTGCCCGAG GATTATCTGTACGGTCAGGCCACCACGTCTCTTTCCTACAACGACTTTGTCAACAAGGAGCTGGTTCTCTTCTCCAACTCGGACAATGAGCGCTCCATCCCCTGCCTGGTGGACG GCCTGAAGCCGGGTCAGAGGAAAGTCTTGTTCTGTTGCTTCAAGAGGAACGACAAGCGGGAGGTGAAGGTGGCCCAGCTGGCCGGTTCGGTGGCCGAGATGTCTGCCTACCACCATGGAGAG agctcTCTCATGATGACCATCATCGGCTTGGCTCAGAATTTTGTGGGCAGCAACAACCTGaacctgctgcagcctctgggCCAGTTCGGCACGAGGCTGCACGGCGGCAAGGACTCGGCCAGCCCTCGATACATCTTCACCATGCTCAG CCCGCTGGCTCGCCTTCTCTTCCCGCCGGTGGACGACAACCTGCTCAAGTACAACTACGACGACAACCAGCGCATCGAGCCGGAGTGGTACATCCCCATCATCCCCACCGTGCTGGCCAACGGCTCCGAGGGCATCGGCACCGGCTGGGCCAGCAAGATCCCCAACTACGACGTGCGCGAGCTCATCAGCAACATCCACCGCATGCTGGAGGGCGAGGAGCCGCTGCCCATG CTTCCAAACTACAAAGGCTTCAAAGGCACCATCGACCAGGTGATGAACAACCAGTTCATGAACAGCGGAGAGATTTCCATCATTGATTCCACCACCGTCGAGATCTCGGAGCTTCCCGTCAAATCCTGGACCCAG GCCTACAAGGAGAACGTCCTGGAGCCGATGCTGAACGGCACCGAGaaggttcctcctctgatcacaGACTACAAGGACTACCACACCGACACCACGGTGCGCTTCGTGGTCAAGATGACGGAGGACAAGCTGAGGGAGGCGGAGGCCGCCGGCCTCCACAAAGTCTTCAAGCTGCAGAACTCGCTCACCTGCAACTCCATG gttctctTTGACCACGTGGGCAGCCTGAAGAAGTACGAGTCCGTGCAGGACGTTCTGAAGGACTTCTTCGAGCTGAGGATGAAGTACTACGTGCTGAGGAAGGACTGGCTGGCGGGCATGCTGGGAGCCGAGAGCGCCAAGCTCTCCAACCAGGCCCGCTTCATCCTGGAGAAGATCGAGGGCAAACTGGTGATCG AAAACAAGCCGAAGAAGGAGCTGATCGCAATGCTGCAGAGGATGGGCTACGACTCCGATCCCGTCAAGGCTTGGAAGAAAGCTCAGGAGAAG GATGAAGAGGTGGAGCAAgacaaggaggaagaggagaaggaagacgCCACCGGACCCGACTACAACTACCTGCTGAGCATGCCCATGTGGTTCCTGAccaaggagaagaaggaggagctgtgcagacagagagacgccAAG CTGACGGAGCTGAACACCCTGAAGAAGAAGACTCCGTCCGACCTGTGGAAGGAAGACCTGGCTGCTTtctcagaggagctggag CGTCTGGAGGccaaggagaaggaggagaccTACATTGTGCCCACCAAGGGAAAAGGCAAGTCGCTGAAGGTGAAGCAGGAGACGCTGCCCACGCCGCAGGGCCGCCGCGTCATCCCGCGAGTCACCAGCGCCATGAAGGCCGACGCCAACAGGAAGGCCGacctgaagagaggagagggcAAGAGAGGCGCCAAGGCCAAGGTGGCGGTGAAGATGGAGTTCGGAGACGACGGCGAGCACACCAGCTCGGTGGAGGAGACCAGCCTGGTTGCACGGCTCGGCAAGAAAACAAAGACTCAGACCAAGGAGACAT CGTCGACCGGCAAGCAGACCACCCTTCAGTTCAAGCCCGTTAAGACGAAGGCGAACCCGTGGTCGGACGAGGAGTCGGCGAGTCAGTCCGACAgcgaggcggaggtggaggaggtggaggcggccCCCAGAAAGCGGGTGGCGCGCACGACCAAAG CGGCGGTGAAGTACAGCTTCTCCGACAGCGAGGATGAGTTTGAAGACTGGGGCAAGAAGGAGGCCCCGAAGCGCAAAGCCATGATCAGCGACGACGACACCAGCTTCGCCCTGGAGCCCAGCCTCGCCTCCGACGACAACATGGACTCTCCCGCCCCGCCTCCCAAGGCGCCGCAGCCCAA gaaaaaagtgacCAAGAGCAAATCGTCCTCCGAAGACGCGGGAGCCAGGACGAGCT CTCCGTCCGACAATCAGGCGCCCGTGACCAAGGCTCCGGCTAAACGTAAACCCAAAGAGGCAGCGCCCAAGAAACCCGCCGCGGCCAAGAAGCCCGCCGCTCCCAGAAAGAAGGCAGCAG acGCCAAGCAGCCGTCCATCCTGACCGCCCTGTCCAAACCCAAAGCTTCGTCCAGCGCCGCAGCCAAGAAGGCCCCCTCCTTGGACTCCAGCGACTCGGACGGCGAGGTCAAGGCTCCGGCTGCGAAGGCCAAACCGTTCCTGAAGCGGAAGCAGGTCGTGAGCGACGAGTCCGACTCCGACAGCAACTCGGACCTCATGTCCCGCCTCAAATCCAAACCCAAAGCAGCCATCGCCGTCAAG aAAACCAAGAATTGGGACGACGATGACAGCTTCCAGGTCTTGGACGACGACGGCGCGGCTGATGTTGTTGCCGTATCGCCGAAGAACAAACCGGCCCGAGCCCGAAAACCCGTCACCTACAACCTGGACTCCGACTCGGACGAAGACTTCTAA
- the LOC115393363 gene encoding gap junction delta-3 protein-like, with translation MGEWGFLGGLFDNLQAHSPMLGRFWLLLMLVFRILILGTVASDLFEDEQEEFACNTLQPGCKQVCYDMAFPISQYRFWVFHIVLIATPSLLFLMYATHHHNKRTGRGGGGGVRTPSQEFREDQHFRKLYVVNVTFRLVAEVGFLVGQWWLYGFKVEAQFPCSRFPCPYTVDCFTSRPAEKTVFLCFYFGVGVLSALSSFAELLYSSMKWFCTGWGPTFDPEQQHEWHSLNNLKNEEAEAEGRPGRPRLAGGSLRSSSASRKVSSVGRKPRTGRYGTSKTLLV, from the coding sequence ATGGGGGAGTGGGGCTTCCTCGGCGGACTCTTCGACAACCTGCAGGCGCACTCGCCCATGCTGGGCCgcttctggctgctgctgatgctggtgTTCCGGATCCTCATCCTGGGCACGGTGGCCAGCGACCTGTTCgaggacgagcaggaggagTTCGCCTGCAACACGCTGCAGCCGGGCTGCAAGCAGGTGTGCTACGACATGGCCTTCCCCATCTCCCAGTACCGCTTCTGGGTGTTCCACATCGTCCTCATCGCCACGCCGTCGCTGCTCTTCCTCATGTACGCCACTCACCACCACAACAAGAGGACCggccggggcgggggcgggggcgtaCGGACGCCGAGCCAGGAGTTCAGGGAGGACCAGCACTTCCGGAAGCTGTACGTGGTCAACGTGACGTTCCGGCTGGTGGCGGAGGTGGGCTTCCTGGTGGGGCAGTGGTGGCTGTACGGCTTCAAGGTGGAGGCGCAGTTCCCCTGCAGCCGCTTCCCCTGCCCCTACACGGTGGACTGCTTCACCTCCCGTCCGGCCGAGAAGAccgtcttcctctgcttctaCTTCGGCGTGGGGGTCCTGTCGGCGCTCTCCAGCTTCGCCGAGCTGCTCTACAGCTCCATGAAGTGGTTCTGCACCGGCTGGGGGCCGACCTTCGACCCCGAGCAGCAGCACGAGTGGCACAGCCTCAACAACCTGAAGAacgaggaggcggaggcggaggggaGGCCCGGGAGGCCGCGGCTGGCCGGAGGCtcgctgaggagcagcagcgccAGCAGGAAGGTCTCCAGCGTCGGACGCAAACCCAGGACCGGAAGGTACGGGACCAGCAAGACCCTGCTGGTCTGa